From Calothrix sp. PCC 6303, a single genomic window includes:
- the vgrG gene encoding type VI secretion system tip protein VgrG translates to MSDLIIPENSLYNVATFKLLSEGKDITDKYAVLSLTVNREVNRIPTAKIVLRDGAAAEETFEASEGSDLIPGKEVEIAIGYDGKDKRMFKGLIVKHAIKVAGNGESMLILDCKDMATKLSVGRHSRYFTKVKDSDAIAQIIGSYSGISSDVEGTKGEHPEIVQYYATDWDFILSRAEINGLIVLAEDGKLKVKAPSTSGSPLVTFTYGVNLLEFEAEMDARTQHQAVNAQAWNYTDQVLLEVEATEPTVNKQGDLSGKVLANAIAPQAWELRHSGRVDEAELKAWADAQLLKSRLAKIQGKIKSVGYPDAKVDTLIELKGVGRRFNGLAYVSGVRHEMTGGAWYTYMQLGLDSQWFYQVTDIVERPASGLLPGVNGLQIGVVVQLQDDPNGEDRILVKTPTIDMQSEGIWSRIATLDAGNNRGSFFRPEIGDEVILGFLNDDPRDPIVLGMLNSSAKPAPLKATNENHHKGFFTRSQMKVSFDDEKKIITLETPGGNKIIISDEDKGITLKDQNGNTMTMNDSGITIKSPKDITLEATGKLTLKATQDTSVEGLNVKVKANAQFKAEGNAGAEVSTSAIAVLKGSLVQIN, encoded by the coding sequence ATGAGCGATCTAATTATTCCAGAAAATTCGCTCTACAATGTCGCCACCTTCAAGTTACTTTCTGAGGGTAAAGATATCACGGATAAATATGCTGTGCTGTCTTTGACGGTAAACCGAGAAGTTAACCGGATTCCCACAGCAAAAATTGTGTTGCGGGATGGTGCTGCTGCGGAAGAAACTTTTGAAGCTAGTGAGGGATCTGACCTGATTCCAGGTAAGGAAGTGGAAATTGCCATTGGTTACGATGGTAAGGACAAGAGGATGTTTAAAGGGCTAATTGTTAAACATGCCATCAAAGTTGCTGGGAATGGGGAATCCATGCTCATCCTCGATTGTAAAGATATGGCTACAAAGTTAAGCGTCGGTCGCCACAGTCGTTATTTTACTAAGGTCAAAGACAGTGATGCGATCGCACAAATTATCGGCAGCTATAGTGGTATATCCTCAGATGTAGAAGGCACTAAAGGTGAGCATCCGGAAATTGTCCAATACTATGCTACCGATTGGGACTTTATTCTCTCGCGGGCGGAAATAAATGGGTTGATTGTTCTGGCGGAGGATGGGAAACTGAAGGTAAAAGCCCCTAGTACCAGTGGTAGTCCCTTAGTCACCTTCACCTATGGCGTTAACCTGCTGGAATTTGAAGCTGAAATGGACGCGAGAACCCAACACCAAGCAGTGAATGCACAGGCTTGGAACTATACGGATCAGGTATTACTGGAGGTTGAGGCAACTGAACCTACGGTTAATAAGCAAGGCGACTTATCAGGTAAGGTATTAGCAAATGCGATCGCGCCTCAAGCCTGGGAACTACGCCACAGTGGTCGGGTGGACGAAGCAGAACTTAAAGCCTGGGCTGATGCCCAACTATTGAAAAGTCGGTTAGCCAAGATTCAGGGCAAGATCAAGAGTGTTGGCTACCCTGATGCAAAAGTTGATACTTTGATTGAACTCAAAGGAGTAGGTAGACGTTTTAATGGATTAGCATACGTCTCTGGTGTGCGTCATGAAATGACTGGCGGAGCTTGGTATACATATATGCAACTTGGATTAGATTCCCAGTGGTTTTACCAGGTGACAGATATTGTAGAGCGACCAGCATCAGGATTACTTCCCGGTGTGAACGGCTTGCAAATTGGGGTGGTGGTGCAGTTGCAGGATGACCCCAACGGAGAAGACCGCATCTTAGTTAAAACCCCGACAATTGACATGCAAAGCGAGGGGATTTGGTCACGGATTGCAACTTTAGATGCGGGAAATAATCGTGGTTCCTTCTTTCGTCCGGAAATTGGCGACGAGGTAATATTAGGGTTCCTCAACGACGATCCCCGCGACCCGATTGTCTTGGGAATGTTGAATAGTAGTGCCAAACCAGCACCTCTAAAAGCTACCAACGAAAACCACCATAAGGGCTTTTTTACGCGATCGCAAATGAAGGTGAGCTTTGATGATGAGAAGAAAATTATCACCCTAGAAACACCTGGAGGTAACAAAATTATCATCTCCGATGAGGATAAAGGGATTACCTTGAAAGACCAAAATGGTAATACTATGACTATGAATGATAGTGGTATCACCATCAAAAGTCCCAAAGATATTACCCTGGAGGCAACAGGCAAACTCACACTCAAAGCCACACAGGATACTAGTGTTGAGGGGTTGAATGTGAAGGTCAAAGCTAATGCTCAATTTAAAGCTGAAGGTAACGCTGGAGCCGAAGTATCCACCAGTGCGATCGCAGTCTTGAAAGGTTCGTTAGTACAAATTAATTAA
- a CDS encoding PAAR domain-containing protein — translation MGKPAARLTDMHVCPMVTGVVPHVGGPIISPGVPTVLIAGLPAAVVGDTCTCTGPPDTIILGSTTVLIGGKPAARIGDTTAHGGSIVLGAFNVLIGG, via the coding sequence ATGGGAAAACCTGCTGCTCGTCTCACTGATATGCATGTCTGTCCAATGGTGACTGGCGTTGTCCCCCATGTGGGTGGACCAATAATTAGCCCAGGAGTCCCAACTGTCTTGATTGCTGGGCTGCCAGCCGCTGTAGTTGGTGATACCTGCACCTGTACCGGACCACCGGATACCATCATCCTGGGTTCAACAACCGTGTTGATTGGCGGCAAACCTGCTGCTCGAATTGGGGATACCACAGCTCATGGAGGCTCGATTGTGTTAGGAGCGTTCAATGTGTTGATCGGAGGCTGA
- a CDS encoding GPW/gp25 family protein, which yields MENKDKAFLGTGWGFPPTFNKASASVQLVSAEEDICESLQILLSTSLGERVMQPTYGCNLQNFLFEPLSPTITSSIKEQLRTSILYHEPRILLNGLDLSLDEQLQGRVNLTIDYTIINTNSRFNLVYPFYLEESTGSLLPAASTGEVPVNLPVGSIANA from the coding sequence ATGGAAAATAAAGACAAGGCATTTTTGGGAACAGGTTGGGGATTTCCGCCCACATTTAATAAAGCTTCCGCAAGTGTGCAGCTAGTGAGTGCGGAGGAGGATATTTGTGAAAGCTTGCAAATTTTGTTATCTACCAGTTTAGGAGAACGGGTGATGCAGCCAACTTATGGTTGCAACCTACAAAATTTTCTCTTTGAACCCCTTAGCCCCACCATAACTAGTAGTATTAAAGAACAACTACGTACTTCTATTCTTTATCATGAACCTCGTATTCTGCTCAACGGTTTAGACTTAAGTCTGGATGAGCAATTACAGGGCCGTGTAAATCTCACCATAGATTACACAATTATTAATACAAATTCTCGGTTTAATTTGGTTTATCCCTTCTACCTGGAAGAAAGTACTGGTAGTCTGCTTCCGGCTGCTAGTACAGGTGAAGTCCCGGTTAATCTGCCAGTAGGGAGCATTGCCAATGCTTAA